One Novosphingobium sp. 9U genomic window, CCTCGCTCCTAACTGCCGGAACTGCTCGCGCTCGCCCGCGGCAAGAGGATCAAGGATCCATTCGACTACGTCCTGCTCGCCATTAAGGTAGCACTTGGGCGGTTTGCAGGCGTTCAAATCGAGCAACTGAACCGCGGTCGAGCCCACGACGAGGGCAGGCGCGATCGCGGGATTGGCCACGGCTTGAAAACTAGTGGGGGTACTTGAGCACGCCAAGCAGTGTGCGCCGCGTCAGATTGGCGCGGGCAGCTTGCGGGAAGCTTTCGAGGCGCGCGAGGAGCCGCAATGTCTCGCCATTCCCCTTAAAGCCTTCATGGTTGCGCATGCAGTAGTTGAGCGCCACCTCGCCGCCATGCCCAAAAGGCGGATGGCCCAGGTCATGACTGCACCCGAGCGCCTGGATCATAGCTCCGTCGGGCAAAACGCGCGTCGCGGCATGCCCGAGGAACAGCTTGGCCAGTTGGCGCGCGATCCCACCGGCGATCTGCGCAACCACAAGTGAGTGGGTCAGCCGAGTGCGATAGAAATCGCTATCGTCAAGGCTGAGGATCTAGGTATTGCCTTGCAAACGCCTGAAGGAGGCGGAGTGGACGACCTGCGTAGTCGATGTCGCCGTCTTCCCTGGCATCCTCGCTCTGAGCGGTCCAACTTTCGCCACGTGCAAGCCAGCTCATGAGTTTACCCCATTGTGGCGCGCTTGCTTTCGCGGCCGCTGAGACGATGCCCAAGACCACATACCGCTACCAAGTGCGGATGAGATCAACGGCCCGATAATCGTCCGTGATATACCATCGCGGTACGCTCAACGCGCGCCCGCGTAAACCTCACCGGGACTGCCAGCGTGATCGATGGCGACAACCTGACCGCGCCGAGTCAGCAGGGTTCGGCCGAGGAGCACGATCAAGTGGCAGCTCGACGTAGAAGCTCGCGCGCAGTCGATTCGTTACAGGAAGGCCCGCCTAGCGATCGCTCCTGATGGCACGCGTGAGCGCCCGAAGAAGCTCGTCGCAATTGAACGGCTTCATGAGCCTGGGGACGCCGCGTGGAAGCTCCTCCTCCGCAGTTACATAGCCTGTGATGAGAAGAATTGGCTTCGTAGGCCAGTGCGACCGCAGCGACTGGATCAATTCACCCCCGGAACGTCGCGGCATGATGAAGTCGGTAATCACCGCGTCGATGTCCGGTACGGCCCTCAGGACCCGAAGTGCTGAATCCACGTCCGGTGCTTCGATGACGTCGTGGCCGGCGCTCTTAAGCATCTCAGCCGTCGCTCGCCGCACGGGCTCCTCGTCATCAACCAGAAGAACGCGGGCGTTCGCGAGCGAGATGGACGAGTCCTCTGCGGCTCTCGTCTGATCACGTTCCGCGCTGCAGCGGAGGACGATCCGGGCAATGGTGCCCTCCCCTGACTTGCTGACGAGCTGAAGC contains:
- a CDS encoding HD domain-containing protein; translated protein: MVAQIAGGIARQLAKLFLGHAATRVLPDGAMIQALGCSHDLGHPPFGHGGEVALNYCMRNHEGFKGNGETLRLLARLESFPQAARANLTRRTLLGVLKYPH